TGCGCGTTGACTTCCAGGTCCTGGGCGTGCTCGTCGTACGCCCCGGCCTCCTCGACGAGGTCGAGCACCCGGTCGTGCTCCGGGGCGAGCAGCCGGTTCTCCAGGCGGACCAGAACGCCGTCGAGCAACTCCTCCGGCAACCGGGCGAGTTGCTTGCGAGTGCGGCCGGAAAGGTCCTCCGGGTCGCCCCGCAGGGACCGTACGACCGAGTTGACGAGCCGGTCGAGCAGGGTCGCCGGGTCCACCGCCTCCGCACGGCTGCGCTCCGCGTCCACCGTCGCATACCGCAGCCACCCCGGCGTGGACCGGTTCTCCGTCACCTCGGGCGCCGGTGCGTCGGTCGAGGGGCGGACCAGATCCTGAGCGGCGGATTCGGCCTCGCGTTCGATGGATTGCTGAGGGAGGCTGACCGCGCCCGGTTCGCGGCCCGCTCGCAGGGTGCCGAGGCCGTGCGGGTTCTGGACGGTGTGCAGCAGTTCGTGGGCGAGCAGGCGGCGGCCCTCGTCGGTGCCGGGCCGGAAGGCGCCCGAGCGGAAGAGGATGTCCTGGCCGACGGCCACGGCGTCGGCGCCGAGCAGTTCGGTGAGGCGGTCGGCGTCGCGGTCGGTGTGCAGGCGGACGCGGCTCAGGTCGTGACCGAGCTGGTCCTCCAACTCGCGGCGGACGGCCAGGTCGAGGGGCTGTCCGGCGCCGCTGACGATGTTCTTCGGTTCGGGGGTGCGGGATGCGGCGGCGCGTTCCCTGCGCTTGCGGCGGCGCTGTTCGGCCGTCTGCCGGTCGGCCGCGTCCTGGGCCCTGGCGGTCATGGGGTCACCTCCCCGTGTCCGCTGAGCCCTTCGTGGACCGCGCGGGCCAGTTCCTGGCCGAGGCGGCGGGCCGACAGTCCGGCACGCAGCGGCGGCAGGCCAGTGAGCGCTTCCAGGGTCAGGGCGCCGTTCTCCGCCAGCGGCACGCCGTGCTGCCGTACCAGACGGGCGAGTTCGTGTTCGAACGCGGCCGAGACGCGGGCCGGGTCGGCGTGGAAGCCGTCGAGGACCAGTTCGCCGATCTCCACACGGATCGCCGGGGGCCGCCTGTTCACACCCATCCGCGCACCTCCGCGGGGGTCAGTGAGCGCTCCAGCTTGAGGTATTCGGTGCGGGCGGCGGCGAGCATGTGCCGCATCTGCAGCCGGTCGCCCTCCTCGGCGGCGAGGAACGCCCCGGACAGGGCGATGTTGCGGATGGAGCCGCCGGCGACGGTGAGCCGGGCCAGCAGGTCCGGGTCGATGTCCTTGAGCGGGGCCTGCGGTGGCAGCACCCGGCGCCAGATCTCGGCGCGTTCGTGCTCGGCCGGGAAGGGGAAGTCGACCACGAAGCGGATGCGGCGAAGGAAGGCCGTGTCGAGGGCCTGCTTCATGTTGGTGGTGAGGATGGCGAGGCCCCGGTAGGCCTCCATCCGCATCAGCAGGTAGCTGACCTCCAGGTTGGCGTACCGGTCGTGGCTGTCCTTGACCTCGCTGCGCTTGCCGAACAGGGCGTCGGCCTCGTCGAACAGCAGGAGCGCGCCGCCGCGTTCGGCGGTGTCGAAGACGCGGCGCAGGTTCTTCTCGGTCTCGCCGATGTACTTGCTGACCACCTGGGAGAGGTCCACGACGAACAGGTCCAGGCCGAGTTCGTCGGCCATCACCTCGGCGGCGAGGGTCTTGCCCGTGCCGGAGCCGCCGGCGAACAGCGCGGTGACGCCGAGCCCCCGGCGCAGGGTCGCGGCGAATCCCCATTCCTGGTGGACAGTCGGCCGCTGCCGCACATGCGCGACGATCTCGCGGAGCACGGCGGTCTGCCGGTCGTGCAGCACGAGGTCGTGCCAGCCGGCCCGGGGTTCTATCCGGCGGCCCAGTTCGTCCATGCCGACACGGGCCTCCTCCAGCCCGGCCCGCCAGGCGAGTTCGGCGGCGTCGGCCTCGTCCTCGTGGGGCAGTCGGCGGCTCACGGCGGCCGCGGCGGAGCGGACGACGTGCGGCGGCAGCCGGAACTGGGCGACGAGGGAGCGCAGTTCACCGTCGGCGAGATCGGCGACGTCCGTGAACGCGTCGGCCCAGACGGCCAGTTGTTCGTCGTCGTCCAGGCGCGGTACGGCCACCCGGGTGCCGTGCGGGCGCCCGGTGGGCAGCGGGTCCTCGCTGGAGACGACGACGGGGACGGCGGCCCCGGCGAGGAACGCCTCGGTGGCGGCGCGCTGGTCGCGGTCCAGGTCGCCGGCCTCCACCAGCAGCGCGGCGGGCAGCAGGATCGCCTCCCGCTGCCACAGCCGGGCCAGGCGGTCGCGCTCGGCGGGGTCGGTCGGCAGGTCCTCGGCGCTCATGGTGTACAGCCGCAGTCCGCAGCGGGCGGCCGCGGTGGCCGCGAGCTCGGCGCGGCTGCGCTGGTCGCCGCCGGTCACCTCGACCACGGGTGGCGCGCCGGGGCCCCGGCCGTCCTCCCGCCAGCCTTCGGCGAGCCGGTTCGCGGCCAGGTCGTACGAGGGCGGGAGCGTGTCCGGTGGGGTGGTGCGGCGCAGGCGGCCGTGCAGCCGGGCGTCGAGATAGGGCGAGTCGAGCAGGAAGTGCAGGACGCGTTCGTCCAGCCGGAGCCGGGAGACGGTCAGCCGGGTCTCGTCCTCCAGTTCCACGATCCGCCAGCGGCGCAGCGGGGCCACGGGGGTGAGGGCGCTCCAGTGCGGTTCGCCGAGGGCGGCCAGGGCGAGGGAGAAGGTGGGGTACGCGCGCCGGGGGTCGCCCGCGGCCGCGGCGCACCGGGCGGCCGTGGTGGGGTCGAGTTCGTCGGCGGCGGTGAGCAGGACGAGGTCGCGTTCGAAGGGGGTGAGTCCGAAGAGGGCGACGAGGGCGTCGAGCGGGGTGGTGCGGGCCGGTGCGGGGGTGAGGGCGGTGGCGGGGCCGTTCCGCGCCGCGGTGGGCCGGCCCTGGCCGGTGCGGGCGGCGTGCGCGTCGACGCGGGCGAGGACGCGCCGGATTCCGGCGGTCAGTGCGGAGTCGTCGCCCCCGGTCCCCGGCTGCTCGTCCTTCTCCATGTGTTCACCCGCCCCCGTCGTGTCGCCCATCGGCGTGTCAGTTGTCGTCGTCGGTGTGCTCGGTGCCGTCCGCGTCGCGGTTCGTCCTGCGCGCGGGTGGCTGCGCCGCCTTGGCCGCTCGGGACGTGCTCTTGCGGGCGCGCGCCGGTGCCTTGGCGAGGGCTTTCGCGGGGGCCTTGGCCGGGGCCTTCGCCGGGCGCTCGGCAGCGGACTCGGCAGACGCCTTGGTCTGCTGCGCCGGCGCGGGGTCCGCCGCTCCGGCCCCGTCCCGCCTGGGGGCCCCTTCCGTCCCCGGCCCCGGGGGGACCGGCGCGCCGAACGGCAGCACACGTACCTCCGGCCGCTCGACCGGCCTGGCCGGTGTCGGCGTCTGGCGGCCGTCGATGAGGACCAGGGAGGCCTGGTAGACGACGGAGAGGGCGTAGGGGGTCTGGTAGAGCATCCCCCACAGCTTCGACGTCTCGTCGATGTCCATCACGTTCGGTGTGAACCGCACCCGCTGGGCCGACTCCGCGAGGTTGCTGCCCGCCAAGTAGGGCTTCTCGCCCGCGAGTTCGATGACGTCCTTGGGCAGGACCGGGATCTCGTGCAGGGTGCGCACGACCGAGCCGAGGAGGCGCTGCCCGACCAGTTCGGTCTCGTCGCCGTACGCGCTGATCACGTAGTTGAGGTCGAGCGCCGCGCTCGCCCGGCGCACCAGCGTGCCGTCGGGGGCGCGGGTGGGCAGGTCGTCGTTGCGCCGCGAGGAGTTCGGGGTCACCTGGTAGAGGAAGACGGAGATGGTGGGTTCGGCGGGCGGTTCGGCGGGCGGCTTGCGCGGCTCCACCTTCACCGCCATGTCGATCTCCGGCTGGAGGTGGGATTCGATCAGCAGGGCGAGGGCCTGGCTGACGTGGGCGATGGCGAGTGCGTTGCTCATGGCCTCAGTTCCCCGTCCCCTGCGTCGTCGTGCGGCTCACTCGCGCCCCCGTGCCAGGTAGTCCGCCAGGCTGAGGGTCGTCCCCGCGCGCTCGGCGGGGCGGGCACCCTGCCGTGTCCCCGGTGCGGGCGGCTGGGCGGCCGTCACTTCGAGCCGGCCGATCCGCACCTGCACCACCTGCTCGGGCGCCCGGCCGGCCCGGCGCCCGGCGGACTGCGCCACGGCGGTCCGGGCCGCCGTGGTGTCCGCGGCGCCGGGGCGCGCTGCCGCGGGCGCGACGGCGGCGGGAGCGGTGCCCGTCCCCAGGGGGGTGGGGGCGGACGCCG
This Streptomyces misionensis DNA region includes the following protein-coding sequences:
- a CDS encoding ATP-binding protein, with the protein product MEKDEQPGTGGDDSALTAGIRRVLARVDAHAARTGQGRPTAARNGPATALTPAPARTTPLDALVALFGLTPFERDLVLLTAADELDPTTAARCAAAAGDPRRAYPTFSLALAALGEPHWSALTPVAPLRRWRIVELEDETRLTVSRLRLDERVLHFLLDSPYLDARLHGRLRRTTPPDTLPPSYDLAANRLAEGWREDGRGPGAPPVVEVTGGDQRSRAELAATAAARCGLRLYTMSAEDLPTDPAERDRLARLWQREAILLPAALLVEAGDLDRDQRAATEAFLAGAAVPVVVSSEDPLPTGRPHGTRVAVPRLDDDEQLAVWADAFTDVADLADGELRSLVAQFRLPPHVVRSAAAAVSRRLPHEDEADAAELAWRAGLEEARVGMDELGRRIEPRAGWHDLVLHDRQTAVLREIVAHVRQRPTVHQEWGFAATLRRGLGVTALFAGGSGTGKTLAAEVMADELGLDLFVVDLSQVVSKYIGETEKNLRRVFDTAERGGALLLFDEADALFGKRSEVKDSHDRYANLEVSYLLMRMEAYRGLAILTTNMKQALDTAFLRRIRFVVDFPFPAEHERAEIWRRVLPPQAPLKDIDPDLLARLTVAGGSIRNIALSGAFLAAEEGDRLQMRHMLAAARTEYLKLERSLTPAEVRGWV
- a CDS encoding DUF4255 domain-containing protein; the encoded protein is MSNALAIAHVSQALALLIESHLQPEIDMAVKVEPRKPPAEPPAEPTISVFLYQVTPNSSRRNDDLPTRAPDGTLVRRASAALDLNYVISAYGDETELVGQRLLGSVVRTLHEIPVLPKDVIELAGEKPYLAGSNLAESAQRVRFTPNVMDIDETSKLWGMLYQTPYALSVVYQASLVLIDGRQTPTPARPVERPEVRVLPFGAPVPPGPGTEGAPRRDGAGAADPAPAQQTKASAESAAERPAKAPAKAPAKALAKAPARARKSTSRAAKAAQPPARRTNRDADGTEHTDDDN